The stretch of DNA CATAGCTTCTGCACGTTAACAATACTCCCACGTGCCCTGCAACAACTCCGTGAGATCAGCAAAGGGGTGGACGAACCTCAACGTCGCTGGTGAGGGGTCGTCGATATCGTAGGTGTAGAAGAAGGTGACCCCATGAGGATTAAGTTGAAGGTACCTCCTTGATGGCGCTTGCGGCTGGATCGGTGATTATGCAGATAGGCTGTGAGGCTGGAAACGGCGCATCCGTCAGCACCTCCGTGGATCCTGAACGGAGCCGACAACAGGAATAGGAACCATGGGGACGAGAGGACGAGCGGGTGGGGATGGCAGAGCATCAGGCCACCACCTCCGCGGATCCATCCTCCTGAACTGACACCCCAGACCCGTGCATCGATGATGGGGGGTGGCTTTGGCTGGGCGGGCGGCACAGGGTCGAAGGGGAGGGAGGCATCCAGCCGAGCAGAGGCAGGGGCGCGTGGAACGCGGCGGGAGAGAGCGCTCGAGCCGGCCGCCGGGCGAAGGGCAGGGAGGCGTCctgcgccggcagcggcggcgcgccgttgagcacgccgaCGGCAAGGGAGGTGCCGGCCGAGCCGAGCGCGTGGATCCGCAGGAGGTGGAGGCGAGGCGAGCGTGCAGCGGCCGGGTCGGGTCGTGCCGTCGAGCGCGCGAGCTGGCGGAGGAGGCGcgcagtggcggatctagaatTACTAGTAGGTATGCCGCTAAAAAAATTTTCAACTAACGATATGATTCATAAATAATACAAAATTTACCGAGAAATTCATAATAACATACAAAGTCTTAAACTAAACGAGATAGCTTTAAATAATTCATCAAATAATACAAAATTCACCGAGAATATATGCTCTTCTAATTGCATCTTGATCGGGATAGCTTTGAATGGAAGCCTTTCACCGGGATCATGTGGAAGCCGATTGATGTCATAaaccggcagtggcggcggcagaACTGGAGGCGGAGAAGATGGTCTAGGATTTTCAATTTCTTCAATTATCCCCTGCTCTTGAGGTTCACCTTCTACCATGGTTGCAGCTGTTGCCGGGGGAGGCGGTGAAACAGTGGCGACTGCTGCCTTCTTTGCTGCatgtttttgaaaaagagatGTGATGTCTCTGTTCCTCTTCATAGTTCAATAAGTCTACAAATAAATGCGCAAGATAGATGTAGCATTAGCTGATTGATGAATGATGAATGATTCTCAAACAATACTACTTAAGCGTATGTATATTTTTCTGTGATTGCATGAACTTACCTACTGACTATTGGCAATTTGATCAATCTGTAAAATTGCTTGTCTATCCGTTACTCAGGTTGCTTAAGAAACAAAGGGCACCAATCGTGCTTTAATTTTCCTGGTAAATGACATTGGGCTCCCTTGCGTGAACAAAATTCACATGGCTTAGATGGAACTTAGAACTTTAGAAGGAAGGGTCACGAACCTGTATAGTTAAGGTTTTGGATATCGCAGCAGActgcagctgcagcctgcaggagaTTGGATCGGAGGCTTCGCCGCTTCGGAGCCATGGAGGAGCATGCCCTGGTGAGCTTCCTGCGCTGCGTTGCTGCCGCCAGATGAGAACGGACAGCACATGAACTCACGGAGGTGTCGGCGTCTCGGCCATGGGATCGAATGCGAACGGACGCAAAAGTGAAACAAAGCATTGCGCTTGGGCGCCTCGGCAGTGGACGGGGAGGTGTTTATTTGCTAAACTGGCCGACTACTCCTAAGGTGGGCTGGGCCACAGAGTATGCCGCGGCCCACTTGGCATACCctgtagctccgcccctggaGGCGCGGGGCGAGTGTCGTGACgccgagctggaggaggaggaggggcgctcGGGTCGACGGAGCGCAGCCGCCGGAGCGGTTCGGTGGCACTGAGTTGGCGATGCGGGGGCGCGCGGACCGGCGGAAGAGGGGCGCCGGGGTCGGCGGAGCAAGGGCGGGCGTGTGAGAAGTAACCATTGAGAGGCGTGGGGGCGGACCGCGGACGTGGACAGGACACATGTTTTGGAGCGAGGGTAGGGCAGAACCACGGAGAGGCAGACTCACGGTTGGGTAAACAGAACTTCCTTCTTTTTAGCTTGTAGTATAGAAAGACCGCGAACCCACCCATGCATCGCATAGACCTGGTCCACGCACCATGCTCTCCTGTCCTCCCATTTATCCGGCATCCGCCATATGGACCACCCGGACCTAGCTCAGGCATCAGCGCTGCGGTATCCAATTGCAGCAGGAAGACAGCTAGTGCACCACCCGGGACACGCCTGGACCGAGCCTCGTACACCGCAGTCCAGGTCACGGAGCTCGGCCCCACTTGCCAGTCTGGCCTCCGCCCTGGACCCGCACCCACGGGGAACGGGCGCCGTTAATGGTCGCCACAACGGTAAACGTTACCCCTGGAAGGAGAAGGAAAATAGCAGCGGCGCCGGATCCCCTTCCCACTCCGCCCCCTCGCCTCCAGATCACACCACCGTTGCCTCCGCCTCCAAATCCATTCCTAGGCTGGTGCTCTTGCTGCGAGCGAGCTCGGGTTGGGTTCAGGGCTCTAGGGTTTCGCCTCTCCGCTCCCTGTTCTCAACGCCTGGAGCCTGGCCCGTCGGGTTAGGGTTGGCTCGCGGCTGCGTGGTCCGTGGGGTGGGGGTGCGGCCGATGCGGCGATCGCCGGCGATCGGGAGGCTGTAGcagcggcgggggagggggatCTCCCGGGAGGTTTCTCCGGCGATGGCCGCGGACGCGCTCTCCATCATCCCGGGCGCCGTGCTGCGGAACCTCTCCGACAAGCTCTACGAGAAGCGGAAGAACGCCGCGCTTGAGGTGAGGGGTTTCGATTCCTCGCGGGGCTATGGTTTTCGAGCAATCGCCAGGGATTTacggtttaatttttgttgccGTGTGGTCTTGTACAGATTGAGGGGATCGTGAAGCAGCTCGCAACGGCTGGGGAGCATGAGAAGATTTCAGCGGTCATCTCGCTGCTCATCAACGATTTCACCTACTCGCCACAAGCGAACCATCGGAAGGTTTGCTTAGACCGCTGTGGTTCATGCTTCTGGTGTTGACGGGGTCAGATTTGTTGAGTTCTGTGGTGCTTTGATGTTAGCAGGGTGGGTTGATTGGCCTCGCAGCAGTTACCGTCGGACTCACCAGTGAGGCAGCTCAGCATCTCGAGGTTTGCTACTGCTAACTCTTAAATTCTGTTTGGTTTATTCATATTCAACTTCATGCAGTGTCATCCTATGTGCGGTGGAATCTGTACGGGTATAGGAAATCCGAAATCGGATGACTGTTTAGCTTTAAACCTGCATGCTGGATTTTTATTAGCTCTTGCGTAATCCTTAAATGGGAATTGGCAACTCTGGGGCTGAATTGTCAACGGTAGCATCGACTTGTCTTATCAAGCACCACCATTGGATCGTGCATTGCTCTATTGGTGTAAAACGTGTTGAACAGTGTCTATTAGTCAATGATACCAAACGCTGGAGTCTAATTAGTAGATGAAACAGGAAGTCAATGACTTCATTTCTACTGGTCGTAACTCAAGTATTTTAGCTTTTTTTTTACATCTATTGAGCTGAGACTTAGGTATGAATTGTATATGGTCCATTCTATTAGTGCTTAAGGAAATTATGCTTGCTGATTCACACCATTAACATAGTTAACTTCTGTGATGGCCTCCCACTTTCAGCTACTTCCTTTATGGCATTCTCTTAAAAAATAATTGCATTTGAGGATTGGAAATATTAGTTCTGTATGGTGTTCTTCATACTGTGAACTCGTAGGATTTTATGGAGGCATGTTACTGCCATCTATTGAAATTGATATGATGTATCACGAGGAGATATTTATGTGAAATATTGCAAGGTTGTACATAATTTTCTCGTCATGTGGTTAGATCTTGGGCATGTAGACAAAATTGTTAGATGACAATGTGTGGTCATGTTCAAATCATTTAATTCACAGTTGCTGTTACATGTACCATAAACTGTTATTATGCCACTTACATGTCCACCCAGAAGAGAAGCACCATTAACATGAACCATTTTAATGTCTACATTAAACTGGTTGTGCAATTATTCTGTTTTGTCAATTTGACTGTACACTAAGCTCTGTTGTTTTGTGCTTCCAGCAAATTGTGCCTCCTGTGCTTAGTTCTTTCTTGGACCAAGATAGCAGAGTGCGCTACTATGCTTGTGAAGCACTATACAACATAGCAAAGGTAAACATTTAGTTCAGTGATGGAACATGAATGGTATGTTTGCTTTACACTAAATGAATTTCTATCTGTAGGTTGTAAGAGGGGATTTCATCATCTACTTCAACAAGATTTTTGATGCGTTATGCAAGCTTTCTGCAGATTCCGATGCTAATGTGCAGAGTGCAGCTCATCTTCTTGACAGGCTTGTCAAGGTATAGTCGTCTCGACTTTACGCACATATCCTAGAACCTGTCCCTTGTTCTCTTCTTAATTACCCCTGATAAGATAATTATTTATCAACCAGGATATTGTAACTGAGAGTGATCAGTTCAGGTATGCTGCTTATGATTTGCCTTTTCAATATTAGTTAATATGCTTATCTTAATGCTAGTGTTGATTTCTGATTTGCCCTTATCTTGCTTTTTCTCTTTAGCATTGAAGAATTCATACCGCTCTTGAGAGAGCGCATGAATGTGTTGAACCCTTATGTGAGACAATTTTTGGTGGGTTGGATAACAGTGTTGGACAGTGTTCCTGATATTGACATGCTTGGTTTCCTTCCTGATTTTCTCGATGGTAATCCCTCCCTTTCTCCAAGTGCATTACTTCTATTGACTGTTCAGCAACATTTCTATCGCTACCCGCCTACCCCTGCAGGTTTATTCAATATGCTGAGTGATTCCAGTCATGAGATAAGGCAGCAAGCCGATGCAGCACTTTCAGAGTTTCTGCAGGAGATAAAGAACTCACCAGTAAGGCTGCTCTCCTGAAACTTGCTCTATATACCTGTGTCAAATCTTTTAACAGCATAGACATAAATGACATTTTGTCAATTCATATTCGGATATTCCTCCAATTATCCTTTTGTCTCTGTATTAAGTTCTTTCATGTTTTATGCTTTCATTCAGTGCTGATTATTTTACCTTAATAAAAAAGAATGTAGATTATGGTCGTATGGCTGAAATACTTGTTCGGAGGGCAGGCTCTACTGATGAATTCACTCGGTTGACGTCTATCACCTGGGTAATTTTGTCTTTTATGTTTTTTCTGTTATCTTAGACTGCATAGAGGCTATTTGGATACTTGCAGGAATGTTTATCTGATGGTTTATCCTTTTAAGTGCAGATCAATGAGTTTGTGAAGCTTGGTGGGGAACAACTCGTTCCTTACTACGCCGATATATTGGGCGCCATCTTACCATGCATATCTGATGAGGAGGAGAAAATCCGAGTGGTACTTTCCTGTGTTATGCTTTTGATTCATTTATACAATTGCTGCAGATGTAAACTGTGGTGTGTGCCTGTTCAGGGATAAActtaaatttttttcttctactTATTGACTTCTCTGTTTGCAAGGTTGCACGTGAAACAAATGAGGAACTTCGTGCTATCAATGCTGATCCAGCTGAGGGATTTGATATCGGAGCAATCCTTTCAATTGGAAAAAGGTTCTCTACTCAATCCCTTGGATATGAAATTAAGTTTAACTGTCAGGGACCTTCTTTGTGGTAATTTGAATTGTTTATACCCTACCTGTGCAAGTAATTTGAGAATTATATTGACATGGCGATTGTGATATGGCATTTACATTTTCTCCCCTTCTTTTCAGAGAATTGAATAGTGAACATGAGGCCACTCGAATTGAAGCATTACATTGGTTCTCCACTCTACTGGCTCGATACCGTGTTGAGGTACTGAAAGACTATGATGCTTTTTTTGGACTGCATTTCCAATAAATATCAAGTTACGACTGCATGTTTTCAAGCTTCGATGTTGTCCTGGTTTTAATTTGTCAACTTTGAGTTGGGCATATAAGAGTTGCAATTCATTTTGATTAAGAAAATACTAAGAGTCCTATTATTTATTTACATAATTTCTGGAACAGTTCTTGGCGTACCTGAACGATATTTTCGATCCACTTCTAAATGCACTTTCTGATCCTTCAGATGCGGTGAGTTTTTTTAAAAGCCTTCCAAACTGCCATGTTTGTTTTGAATATTTGAAACTGCATGTTGTGAGCTGTTGGTTGGCTGATATTATATTGTTGTTTGTATATGCAGTGATTTATAGTTAAGTACTATCTCCGTCTCAAAATATAGCAACTTTTAGACTTGGACAAAGTCAAACattttcatctttgaccaataatatctCCAAAAATAATTACTTTTAAATAGAAAAGGTTACATATTATGATAGTTGGTTTCATTATAAATAAACTAATATCATTTTTGTGTTTGTCAATCTCTACGTTTTTTTACCATCTACAGTCAAAGTTTAAGAGATTTGACCTGGAGAAAACCTGAAAATAGCTATATTCTGGGATGGAGGTAGTATTTGATATTTGATAATTCAAGCCAGGGTTGGATCCATTTGGAGGGCACAGGTTACTGTGGTGTGGTCTGGCACCGTAGCACCACATCCTAGCACCACCAATATATTAGTTTGCTAATTTGCTTAGATGATAAATTAGCTTCTTAAAGATGAGTGCTAAGTTAGTTAAGATATGGTGATTTGGTTTGGTTAGATAAGAATAAGATCTGTTAGGTGATTTGTTACTTTCTTTAGAAAGGGGTCTATGGGCTATGACTATGAAGGCAGCCATGAATACTAGAGTTGAggcaagaaagaaagaaataaacaAAGCCCCCAGGTTTGCCTGGAGAGCTTTTTCGTCTCCACCCTTCTCCTGGAAGGCAGGCTCGGAGTAACTTGTATCTACTCAATTACTCCTCGTGAATTGAGAGGATGAGGGTGATGCTGCCAGTTATCTAAACATATCACCAGCCAAATTTGTAATCGCTGATTTGAATATTATTCCGATTGTTGTGCTGTTAGCTATTATAGATCCACTATGTTGCTCAAGGCTGAAAATCTGATGTTCTTTGATGAACCTCGGATCGGGTGTATTTTATTTTAGCAGGAGTCTGTGGTAACTATGCAGCCATGACAGACTACTTCCTGCTGTACAATATCTTT from Panicum virgatum strain AP13 chromosome 9K, P.virgatum_v5, whole genome shotgun sequence encodes:
- the LOC120646815 gene encoding protein VAC14 homolog isoform X1 translates to MAADALSIIPGAVLRNLSDKLYEKRKNAALEIEGIVKQLATAGEHEKISAVISLLINDFTYSPQANHRKQGGLIGLAAVTVGLTSEAAQHLEQIVPPVLSSFLDQDSRVRYYACEALYNIAKVVRGDFIIYFNKIFDALCKLSADSDANVQSAAHLLDRLVKDIVTESDQFSIEEFIPLLRERMNVLNPYVRQFLVGWITVLDSVPDIDMLGFLPDFLDGNPSLSPSALLLLTVQQHFYRYPPTPAGLFNMLSDSSHEIRQQADAALSEFLQEIKNSPNVDYGRMAEILVRRAGSTDEFTRLTSITWINEFVKLGGEQLVPYYADILGAILPCISDEEEKIRVVARETNEELRAINADPAEGFDIGAILSIGKRELNSEHEATRIEALHWFSTLLARYRVEFLAYLNDIFDPLLNALSDPSDAVVLLVLEVHACIAEESHHFHHLVSYLIRTFHNNHVLLEKRGALIVRRLCVLLGAEKVYREFSTILESEIDLDFASVMVQALNLILLTSTELGGLRSLLKKSLVDSCGKDLFQSLYASWRHSPMATISLCLLAQAYSHASCVIQSLGEEDINVKFLVQLDKLIRLLETPVFAYLRLQLLEPGKHTWLLKTLYGLLMLLPQQSAAFKILRTRLKTVPFSENIKRTSSANPYSQILQVTEDGNRNQDTQNYSAINFPSLLLQFENMQQQHRNHLKGQLQSRKSASAATLSQEIQRYEEAHSSSLSEISRLPSGAPKGIS
- the LOC120646815 gene encoding protein VAC14 homolog isoform X4, giving the protein MAADALSIIPGAVLRNLSDKLYEKRKNAALEIEGIVKQLATAGEHEKISAVISLLINDFTYSPQANHRKGGLIGLAAVTVGLTSEAAQHLEQIVPPVLSSFLDQDSRVRYYACEALYNIAKVVRGDFIIYFNKIFDALCKLSADSDANVQSAAHLLDRLVKDIVTESDQFSIEEFIPLLRERMNVLNPYVRQFLVGWITVLDSVPDIDMLGFLPDFLDGLFNMLSDSSHEIRQQADAALSEFLQEIKNSPNVDYGRMAEILVRRAGSTDEFTRLTSITWINEFVKLGGEQLVPYYADILGAILPCISDEEEKIRVVARETNEELRAINADPAEGFDIGAILSIGKRELNSEHEATRIEALHWFSTLLARYRVEFLAYLNDIFDPLLNALSDPSDAVVLLVLEVHACIAEESHHFHHLVSYLIRTFHNNHVLLEKRGALIVRRLCVLLGAEKVYREFSTILESEIDLDFASVMVQALNLILLTSTELGGLRSLLKKSLVDSCGKDLFQSLYASWRHSPMATISLCLLAQAYSHASCVIQSLGEEDINVKFLVQLDKLIRLLETPVFAYLRLQLLEPGKHTWLLKTLYGLLMLLPQQSAAFKILRTRLKTVPFSENIKRTSSANPYSQILQVTEDGNRNQDTQNYSAINFPSLLLQFENMQQQHRNHLKGQLQSRKSASAATLSQEIQRYEEAHSSSLSEISRLPSGAPKGIS
- the LOC120646815 gene encoding protein VAC14 homolog isoform X3 — encoded protein: MAADALSIIPGAVLRNLSDKLYEKRKNAALEIEGIVKQLATAGEHEKISAVISLLINDFTYSPQANHRKQGGLIGLAAVTVGLTSEAAQHLEQIVPPVLSSFLDQDSRVRYYACEALYNIAKVVRGDFIIYFNKIFDALCKLSADSDANVQSAAHLLDRLVKDIVTESDQFSIEEFIPLLRERMNVLNPYVRQFLVGWITVLDSVPDIDMLGFLPDFLDGLFNMLSDSSHEIRQQADAALSEFLQEIKNSPNVDYGRMAEILVRRAGSTDEFTRLTSITWINEFVKLGGEQLVPYYADILGAILPCISDEEEKIRVVARETNEELRAINADPAEGFDIGAILSIGKRELNSEHEATRIEALHWFSTLLARYRVEFLAYLNDIFDPLLNALSDPSDAVVLLVLEVHACIAEESHHFHHLVSYLIRTFHNNHVLLEKRGALIVRRLCVLLGAEKVYREFSTILESEIDLDFASVMVQALNLILLTSTELGGLRSLLKKSLVDSCGKDLFQSLYASWRHSPMATISLCLLAQAYSHASCVIQSLGEEDINVKFLVQLDKLIRLLETPVFAYLRLQLLEPGKHTWLLKTLYGLLMLLPQQSAAFKILRTRLKTVPFSENIKRTSSANPYSQILQVTEDGNRNQDTQNYSAINFPSLLLQFENMQQQHRNHLKGQLQSRKSASAATLSQEIQRYEEAHSSSLSEISRLPSGAPKGIS
- the LOC120646815 gene encoding protein VAC14 homolog isoform X2, whose product is MAADALSIIPGAVLRNLSDKLYEKRKNAALEIEGIVKQLATAGEHEKISAVISLLINDFTYSPQANHRKGGLIGLAAVTVGLTSEAAQHLEQIVPPVLSSFLDQDSRVRYYACEALYNIAKVVRGDFIIYFNKIFDALCKLSADSDANVQSAAHLLDRLVKDIVTESDQFSIEEFIPLLRERMNVLNPYVRQFLVGWITVLDSVPDIDMLGFLPDFLDGNPSLSPSALLLLTVQQHFYRYPPTPAGLFNMLSDSSHEIRQQADAALSEFLQEIKNSPNVDYGRMAEILVRRAGSTDEFTRLTSITWINEFVKLGGEQLVPYYADILGAILPCISDEEEKIRVVARETNEELRAINADPAEGFDIGAILSIGKRELNSEHEATRIEALHWFSTLLARYRVEFLAYLNDIFDPLLNALSDPSDAVVLLVLEVHACIAEESHHFHHLVSYLIRTFHNNHVLLEKRGALIVRRLCVLLGAEKVYREFSTILESEIDLDFASVMVQALNLILLTSTELGGLRSLLKKSLVDSCGKDLFQSLYASWRHSPMATISLCLLAQAYSHASCVIQSLGEEDINVKFLVQLDKLIRLLETPVFAYLRLQLLEPGKHTWLLKTLYGLLMLLPQQSAAFKILRTRLKTVPFSENIKRTSSANPYSQILQVTEDGNRNQDTQNYSAINFPSLLLQFENMQQQHRNHLKGQLQSRKSASAATLSQEIQRYEEAHSSSLSEISRLPSGAPKGIS